A genomic segment from Aegilops tauschii subsp. strangulata cultivar AL8/78 chromosome 1, Aet v6.0, whole genome shotgun sequence encodes:
- the LOC109751818 gene encoding wall-associated receptor kinase 2-like: MQLMWTALTLLLLLAAAAAATTESLTALTPECRRSCGGVDIPYPFGIGQGCFRKGFEIECTKDGPVLAGTPLRVVRLSVDPDESEVMLPIGYHCYNAPSPGSDEDFSYAETEMNKDGVYRISNTHNMLVVIGCNTMAYTGSSKTEGGTDSYAYYTGCMSFCNNSASAQDGLCAGVGCCHVDIPPGLTHNYYKFRPYDHSTMMDYSPCEYAFLVDRTNYTFLRSHLKMDTKRTSPVWLDWAIRGNSSNPGDTPSCQQAAKTAQYACVSADSRCVDSTNGPGYNCKCSDGYEGNAYFAGGCTDIDECADPAKYGCYGVCTDIVGDYKCECPPGYRSRDPRTEPCTQKFPRAAQISIGAIGGILVLAFLAFFFILRKEKRKAKDFYRKNGGLTLEKARTIKIYTKGNLKPVLKSTNVIGKGGFGEVYKGVVDGVIVAVKKPNGRSVLEKEQFPNEVIILSQVSHKNIVRLIGCCLEVDNPMLVYEFISKGSLEDNLHRADNKELLDLDVRLSILEDSAHGLAYMHSQTHNTILHGDVKPANILLDENFTPKIADFGISRLIAQGKDHTRNIIGDMSYMDPVYLQTGRLTDKSDVYSFGVVILELISRKRATHSDNNSLVKSFLECHQNGESMTELFDKEIATTRDLELLNKLVDIAVECLNLEADQRPSMTDVAGRLVTLHRSRNP; this comes from the exons ATGCAGCTAATGTGGACGGCACTGACACTGCTGCTGCTCCTTGCAGCAGCAGCGGCAGCTACCACCGAGAGCCTCACCGCGCTGACTCCTGAGTGTCGGCGGAGCTGCGGCGGCGTGGACATCCCCTACCCCTTCGGCATCGGCCAGGGATGCTTCCGCAAGGGCTTCGAGATCGAGTGCACCAAGGACGGCCCTGTCCTCGCCGGCACGCCGCTCCGGGTGGTGCGCCTGTCCGTGGATCCAGACGAATCCGAGGTGATGCTCCCCATCGGGTATCACTGCTACAACGCGCCCAGCCCCGGCTCAGACGAGGATTTCAGCTACGCCGAGACGGAGATGAACAAGGACGGCGTGTACCGCATCTCCAACACGCACAACATGCTCGTCGTCATCGGCTGCAACACCATGGCCTACACCGGCAGCAGCAAGACGGAGGGCGGCACCGACAGCTACGCCTACTACACCGGGTGCATGTCCTTCTGCAACAACTCCGCGAGCGCGCAGGACGGCCTCTGCGCCGGCGTCGGCTGCTGCCACGTCGACATCCCGCCGGGGCTCACCCACAACTACTACAAGTTCCGGCCCTACGACCACTCCACCATGATGGACTACAGCCCCTGCGAGTACGCCTTCCTCGTCGACAGGACCAACTACACCTTCCTCCGTTCCCACCTCAAGATGGACACCAAAAGGACCTCGCCGGTGTGGCTCGACTGGGCCATCCGCGGCAACAGCTCCAACCCCGGCGACACACCGTCGTGCCAGCAAGCGGCCAAGACGGCTCAGTACGCCTGCGTCAGCGCTGACAGCCGTTGCGTAGATTCCACCAATGGGCCAGGCTACAACTGCAAGTGCTCGGACGGCTACGAGGGAAACGCCTACTTTGCCGGCGGATGCACCG ATATTGATGAATGTGCAGATCCAGCCAAGTATGGTTGCTACGGTGTGTGCACGGATATCGTAGGAGATTACAAATGCGAGTGCCCTCCAGGTTATCGGAGTCGTGATCCAAGAACCGAACCATGCACTCAAAAGTTCCCACGTGCAGCACAGATTTCCATAG GTGCAATAGGTGGCATTCTTGTCTTGGCATTTCTGGCATTCTTTTTTATTCTTCGCAAAGAGAAGCGGAAGGCCAAAGACTTTTACCGAAAGAATGGTGGTCTTACGTTAGAGAAAGCTAGAACTATTAAGATTTACACCAAGGGGAATCTCAAACCAGTTTTAAAGAGTACCAATGTAATTGGTAAAGGTGGCTTTGGTGAAGTTTACAAGGGTGTTGTTGATGGAGTTATCGTCGCAGTAAAGAAACCAAATGGTCGTAGTGTCCTAGAGAAGGAGCAATTTCCAAATGAAGTCATCATCCTGTCTCAAGTCAGCCACAAGAACATCGTAAGGCTTATAGGTTGTTGCCTCGAAGTGGATAACCCCATGCTAGTCTATGAATTCATCTCCAAAGGAAGCTTGGAGGACAATCTTCATAGAGCTGACAACAAGGAGCTTCTTGACTTGGATGTACGTCTAAGTATTCTTGAAGATTCAGCACATGGTCTAGCTTATATGCACTCACAAACCCATAACACAATCCTGCATGGTGATGTTAAACCAGCAAACATACTCTTGGATGAAAACTTTACCCCGAAGATCGCGGATTTTGGCATATCGAGGTTGATTGCACAAGGTAAGGACCACACTAGAAACATCATAGGTGACATGTCTTATATGGATCCCGTATACCTACAAACAGGTCGACTGACCGACAAAAGTGATGTCTACAGTTTTGGGGTTGTCATCTTAGAGCTCATTAGCAGGAAGAGGGCCACTCATTCTGACAATAATAGCCTAGTGAAGAGCTTCCTAGAGTGCCACCAAAATGGGGAGAGCATGACTGAGCTCTTTGATAAGGAAATTGCAACGACCAGAGATTTGGAACTTCTCAACAAGTTGGTAGATATTGCTGTTGAGTGTCTTAACCTTGAAGCAGATCAAAGACCGTCAATGACAGATGTTGCAGGTCGCCTTGTCACGCTGCATAGGTCTCGTAATCCTTAG